The DNA window CACCACGGCCACCGCTAGAAGACGAATAGATTGCACCAGTAATGAAGCACCCGCACTCTCTGTACTCACCCACAACCACTCACCTTCTTCTGAAACCAATAGAAACCCACTTCAGTGCACCCAAGTGTGCTCTCTCGCCTGACTACTAACCATAACGATCCTCCCTAGATCATTCTCACCACCCATCATCAGCaacagtcgcagcagcagcagcaatcgcTCGCTGGCTACCCGCTGCACCATCAGCTGGTGGGAGTTGGATCAGGatcaccgccgccgccgccgccagtCGCATTGTGCCGCTCGCCCACGGCCTTGCCGGCGGTCAGCAGCCTGCTAAATGGATCGGCTTCATCAGGAGGAGCATCGGATATTCCATACCAGCAATTGGCCATTGTGTCCGCTCCTCTGGTGATTTGCGCCGAGGAGGTGGGTGGAGGCGTCAGCGGCATTGGCCGCAAGTCGTCCAAGCAGCAACAGTCCCTGCAAcacctgcagcagcaacagtcgctgcaacagcagcaacatgcactttaccagcagcaacatcaccaCTCGCAGCATCATCCGCATCATCAGCTGCTCTATCCGGCGAACATTACGGCGCACACCGCGCTGGCTTATGCCCCGCCCACGGCCGGAGGCGCATATGCCGACGGCAGTCCGCTGCTCTCCTTCTCCGAAGTGACCAACACGCTGCTGAACCAGTGAATGTGGAGAGAGGAGGCGGGGAAGGGAACCGTTCAACAGTTTTGCCAAAATGTGGACTATGACTATCGTATCTTCCATAATCTGAACCAGCAACGAATGGATATAGCCAGCGCACGCCATTCGTCCACCCACTCCTTGGTTGATTCTCAGAAaactgcagcagccgcagcagaaataatttctatttattttactgTGATAATTTATAGATACATTGTATTGTATGTGAAACTAGGTTTGCCCATCAACAAATCCAAAACAGCCGTAATAGCCGTATCCAATCTTCCAGGGAATCGGGTATGGGTACTGCAACCTTAATCAGCACAAAGTTACGAAGCCAATCCCCGTTGATCCCAGGCAATCATGGGTAGATGGCGGTTAGCATGGACATTCAATTTCAGTTGTAGTTACAACCAAAGATTTCTCTAACTTATACTTATCGTTTTAGCATAATACGATCCATCCAATTGGCTTCGGTTTGTAGCGCCAAACTTTAGTTACATTTTAGTTACACTCGTGATCGGAGTGAGAAATAAATGCCTAAACAGTTGCGATTAAGAGTGCTTAAGTAGCATTTAAGTGAATAACAGATGCTTGTATCCATATTTAATTGAACTTTAGACGTAACGAGTAATGCAAGATAAAGTAATTTTCATGATTCCTATCGTTTAGCAAGTAACTAAATTAATCCGTAAGCGGATATACCCGCATACATATATTGTATTGTATGTTTAAAGTTTTCTTGAAATTTCTAGTCGCCCGCATAAAAACATTTACttataaactaaaaaaatatcaTGAGATACCCTTTGATggtataaatattttgcaattcGGCAGGCATTACTGTAGGTAGTCTGTACTACCGACTATTGGTAACCAGCAATGTATGAGCTATCCAACATTACAGCTTAAGCATTGATGAATGATTATGTAttcgaaaatatatatttaaattgtagATAATCTGTCAGCTAATAAACGAAACATTTATTAAAATctcaattataaatttataaaagaatCCCGAGTGCACGTAAAGCGCGCCTATCCAAAACAATCAGATCGAAATAAATCTAGAAAATAATCGAATTACTTAATGGTCTTTTAATTCAAAGTCCTTGATCAAAACCAGTTGTCATGTAGCTCGTAACCATTTTTAGGTACCTTAAAGGTACAACCGATTCTTTTGCCCATTTTGCCCATGAGTATGCCACAAATATGGCATGTATGAAGTAGCCCCAAAAATATGCCACGAATGTCTGGTAACAGAAATAACGTTGAATCGAAGTCTATAATATACTATACAATTTTGATTCCTGTTgcagcatttttattttataaaagtaAATCCTAGTAAATTCgtcttcttttttatttgcatttaaaaaaactgaaattatatatataaagcaaGATAAAATGCATAGCGGGTTTTTGAGTCCAGTGAAAATGACTACCATCAGGAATTGATGCAAACTTTCACTAATTGTTTGAAGCTTTCAATAATTGGTAATCGGTTACGTAAAATAGGGCCTCATACAATATAATCCGTTTAGTAGTTAGATGTCTGACGTCAACCCGATCTGTAAGCACTTGGTTTTCCAAGGCGCAACAATAGTAAATCACCATTTTCCATGGAGCAATTGCCATTCAACCGCAAGCCATTACCATCTCCAAACTTAATTGGAGGATTTACTGCCTTTAATTGACGACGACAACGTGGCACACACACGCGACACACAAAAGTTATGATTGACACCTAACAATCATATTTTCCTGGCAATATGGATAATGGAAAGCATTCAACAGATGCTGGGCGCAGATTTAAAGACTAAATAAGAAGTACAAAGGCATAATCATCCGGCGAAGCGGGAGCGCCCCAAACTCGACTTGAATACCAAGCAATCCGATGTGGGCTGCGTTGTTTACGCTCGatattaaatgaattattCTGCAGCCATACTCATTCGCATTATCCCAAGACCAAACATATCCAGTGTGTGTTTTGGGCCTCGAAAGCAAACCAATTAATCACTCACACCAGTTCCTATGTGCGATACAATTGAACCGTTGAACCAAATTCACATTGAAGATATTTGTCGATCTGATGGCTTCATTGTTGAAGAGGCTGCCGAGCACTTGACTTGTCTTTCTTGTGTGCCCTCCGGGCAACCTGAGGCTTGGAGCTGCTCCTCCGCCATTGCCAAGTGAAGGTCGCGCTTATGTAGTTTACCAGCCGCAATGGGAAACAATGGATGTGTATGCTACCTTTTTGGCATTTCAGAACAACCCCTACCCTCACAGAAGTCGAGGCAGCAAGTGAATGGCAGTTGGCCAACAAATTGCCGATGCTCATGCTCTGCTTGGGAAATTTGAAGAGGCGCCCAAAGTGTCAATATGATTTCAAAAATAGCCGACCCAAGTCCGCCATCCCCCTAAGTTAGGGTATATGACTATTCAAATATACTGCTTGTTAACCATGGTCGTTACGGTCATTTTACTGTTTGGTGGCCAGTTCGTGTGTTGAGTCTTTCGATTGACGCATCTTTTGAGATCATTCTTTAATAGATTGCAGCCAAAGCAGAAAAAGAAACTCGAACcgaaatagaaataaattcAACAATTAACAAAGTGCgccttttgtttactttgatTTACTTAacgtttttttaattttttctctttttgtttCATCTTTGTGCTGCCGATGCTGCTTGCACTGCTGGAGCATGACCTTTAATTGTCGTGCTGTACATTGTGCCATGGGCGTCTTGGTAGGTCCGTCGCATATCGAGATGGAGATCGAATTGGAGAGTGGAGTCGAGGAAGCTGGACCATCGAGCATCAGAAATGCCTGCAATTGAACTTCAAATCCGATTTGGCGGCTGCCTGTGTAAGTGCAATAAAATGCTGCCAAAGGTGATAATCTTGGCTTATTCATTGCTCTTGATACTCGTCACTTAAGGTCAATGATATGGCAGAGCTGACCGCACGCCGGACGCGAACGTGATCATCATCGCTCAGTAGACTCTGCGAACTCCGCTGGCCTTGCTGCATTGTTGGCTTGACAAATTTGTAGCAACTAGCAGCTAGTCGACGAGTTTTCCATTTTGCTTGTGACCACCGGATGCGGCTATCATTCGAGTTACTTCTTTGGTCGTTTGGGGCACAGATGTTTACCTTTCCTCTTAGCACTTTGCACGTTGAACTtgtgcgtatacgcaataatTTCCATATGACTCGCCCGTTATCAATTATGTGCGCTAAGCTGCTTCACTTTCGATTTCAATTCGCAGCACGACGAACAAACTTTTAATAAACGTGTGAATCTGCCCCCACGGGCTGCCTTTATTTGCTCAGTCGTTAAGCTCTTCACTGGAACCAAAAACCGGGGACCTTGTCAAATAATCAGCTCTACGAGAGGAGAACCACCTGAGTAACGACTCCGACTATTGGCATGAATTATGTGGAATTGCACcaatttggcaattaaacATGTGTAGTCCCCGAGTGGGTGGAAAGCAGGGGGTTTTTAAGTCAAACAGAgacagaaagagagagagagagagagagagagagagagagagagagagagagagagagacagaggcAGAGAAGATTCAGTGAGCATAAATGGCAGATACAAATGTTTGTAGCCGCTATAGAGGCTCACCGACCTTCAATGGAATCACAGCCcgagatgatgatgatgacacacctatgtacatacgtatttTGGTGTGTAAATTCTGCTGTGGGTCCCACACCTTCTCACTGTTCTTTTTGCCATGACTGGAGTGAACCCCTTTGACATCGCGGCTAATTGCACAAACGAGCAGAGCAGGGCAGCTGAGAATAGAATTCCAAGTTCGTGATATGTAAGAATTAAAAGTCAAAGAATGTCGATCACGGGTACCCAGAACTCCCACCCCGACTTCGAATTAATTTTTGGCGGCTCTACAATGCATTATCATCTCATCAAGTAGTCGTTAGTCACAATGTCTTGCAAACCTCTGCGCTGCGAAACTTTAGttgttattaaaattgttgtGTTAATAATTTAGTTGTGAGCAAAGTATAGTTTTGAGAACTTTAATTCATTGTGATTTATTACTCAATTTAGTTCAGTGAACGAAGGAACAAAGCTTTTGGAATTTCAATTTAAGTAGATCCAGTAtacttaattttaaataaataaaaataattatgatttttaatttaaccATAGCTTTGAATGATGATTATTAGAAATACCGCGGAGTACATGCTTTTATTAACTACACGTGACAATAAAACTCATCAATgacttgtttttgttttgtcagCATAGAAAATGGTTTGATTTGGCTCCCgttatttacaatttaaataagagcttttgcatttttttgcCGCAAACCTTGCTCGCGCCATCAGCGCTGATTGCGAGTCTTCAGCTGTGGTCGAGTGTTGTTGGCGCTAAGATTGACCTTAAAATCGGATATTTTTTTGGTAGGGATGGTGTGTCAAATGGACCTCCAGCTGTCCGCTGGCTAGCTACCGAGTGATGATACTGCTGGTACGGTAATGCTGCTTCTGTGGCATCGGCAAGTCATTGCTCACccaatttcaaaatattaataaatcacACAATGGTGCACgaaaaaatggggaaaatatGAGTAAAAAAGCTTGCATTAAATCCGCTCTAAGACAATTCCATTGTCATTCAGCGTGTGGCTCAAATTTCACTAATCACCGAACCTTCCTCAATCACTGCCCCCTCTGTGGGATCAATCATCCGATCGATCGAATTCGGGTTTCGAATGCCGCACTGAAGGTCGCCCTCCATCGATTCGTCTTCGGCAGCTCGAAGATGaattacatttacatttcgTTACTGTAATTGCTAACGAATTGCAGGCAGGAACCCACATGATGtattacaaacacacacacacaacacacgaTCAAAATATCTCCTTGAGGTAAAGGTCATATTCAAGTGACATTGTCTAAAACGAATTTTGAGTCAGTTACTACTTTCCCACATACACGGGAGGTTATCAGAACTTTTCGAACAACTGAAAAATCGGAAGTCTTGAACTCAACTAGAAATTTTCGAGGCAGTTGTAGTAATTACTTTAGTTTAGGGAGAGCTAGAAACTTTCAAGCACCAACACCATGGACACCAACACCATCAACCCTGAGGACGACTGTAGTAACATCTCCAACAAGGATGTGGAGACCGATCCGGACCAGGAGCTCCAGACCTCATCCGAAATCCAGACTCCGGAAACACCGCAGACAGGACAGCGCAAGCGGATGGACACGCCCATTCGGGTGCGAGACATGATCAACCTTTACAACTTTGCCACTCAAAAGAACCAGGAACTGGAGATGGCCAAGTCCCTTTACTTTGGCGCCATGTCAGAGGAAGCCCAGAGGACGGATCTAGAGGGCGGTAGCAGCCTTTGCAACATGTCCATGTCGGAGGACaaggaaaaagaaaagtgAGAGTTTGGGCGCGCCTTTTATACTGCCTTGACTAATCAGTCAATCTAACTACAGTGAGAGTGTGCTTCGAGTGTCCAAGGAGTCTGTAGTCTTCCAATCGGCCAATGACGAGCTTCCGTCTGATCCGAATACAGTAGAAAGGTCCTATCAAAGCAAAACCACAATTCGACACACTAATCAAGGTGGGTAaactataaaataattatatataactTATACTACTTGCATTCCTTTACACGTTTGGCTTAgagattattttttttaaataataatatttcctCCCAAAGGCGTTCGGATAATCATCGACATATTTTTTGATAAAAAAGATAGCGAGATAGACATTGTGGGCAGCCGCGTGGAGACGGACATCCCCGAGAGCCGCATCCTGTCCGATTTCCAGCAGCATTCGCTGGACATGCAGAACCAGGAGCAAAAGCCGGAGATCCAGGATGGGACCAGTGCCCCCAAATCCACTTAGACTAGCCCCAGGTACCCAGGAGATAACTCACTAAATTCCAGGTTACAAGGTCTACAAATAGTTTTTATGTATGtgttattttctttatttttgaaaatattaaagcaaaaaaaaataggaaaaaaaacTACAATATAAACCATCGATTGACTCCCGACACTCTCGACTTTAGCTTCCTCTCAGTTCCAtcacgaaaatgaaaatggctaAAGTGGGAAAGGTGAAGGGGAAAGGAGGAAGGGGATTGGATGGGTGAAACCCAACGCCCATCGAAAATGAAATCCAGCATCTGAATGGGGCAACACACGACTGCGATGAAAACCTCAGTGCCCCAAACCGCCTAGTCTgtttttctggcttttccGCGACAAAAGGGCTTTGAGGAGTAAATAAACGACTTGAATTGAAAAACGAagatgaaaatggaaatcttCGCTTACAAAACCCAGCCGCCAGAAATCTGACAACGATGCCGCCAAAAAAGCCAGCCGAATCGAGCGAATCTGAGATGGGGAAAATGATTTCACAATTTGGCGCCCAATCTTGTGCAGATCTCTTTTAGCCCTGCTCGATTGCTCTATTTAGCCCACTTCTTTTGCCCCCTCACCCATCTGGCAAAGTGGCTTTAACGTAAACGTTCCAATAAATTAGACAAATAAACACCGGTGGGTGAAGGGTTGCCCTAAACGGTGGCATTGCAAATGCTAATAACGtgcaatgaaaatgaaaacgtaGCTGTTAACGGTAAATTGAAACTGAGAATCTAGCTGAAAAGCTGAACAACTGAAAAACCGAAAATGAAGCTGCAATGCAAACGCTTCGCTGGCTGAGGGGCTCAAAAAACCCGATTGAACTTCGTTAACTGGCCGAGAAGATTTAGCACAGTGGCATCAAACGAACCAACTTATACAGCCTCATAAATAATATGCTTTAATATGGTTTAATACCTAACAACCGCTGCTAAATTCCAAACTTACATCATTTGGCAAGCTTATTTGCCCGCATCTGAAAGTATTTGCATAGATTTCTTTACAAATGAACAGAATTTTCTCTCACGCATGTGGGCGTCTGGATCGCCCACTGTGCGCCGATGACGAAGCTCCGCTTGGCGCTTCTCCAGCGGAGACCTGGTCTGTAGCGGGCGGCCTAATGGGAATCTTAAACCGAGCTGGGTGCACTCGGAGTCTTCAGTTCAAGACGCGACTTCGAACGAAGCGGTTGTGTTGTACCGGGCGAATTGCGAACCCtcagatacaagatacaaacTTGGATACGTTTTATAGGCGCGCTCCATTCGAAAAGGACTGTGAAATGATGTGCTAAAGTGTTGATGGCATGTCTGTATAGTATCAAAGCAAATAATTTATGCGAACCAATTCGGTTGCTGGCGGTGTGCGATTGCTCTTGACTTTGTTTCCAAGCCAGTGCAATTGCATTAGCAATCTGAGCTTGATGCACTCCGAGTGCTGCTGACATTTGATCTTTGCAAAGATCACATCGCACTGAATCACCAACTCGCATCGGATGTGTGAAGAGGTCCGCGACCATATGGAATATATTTTAGCACACCACCTACGGCGACAATTAGTTTGTACAATTTAAGATACTCCGTCAACTGGAGACGCGGGCGAAGGTGAGCCCGCCGCCGATCGGTTGGAGTCGACATCG is part of the Drosophila sechellia strain sech25 chromosome 3R, ASM438219v1, whole genome shotgun sequence genome and encodes:
- the LOC6616893 gene encoding uncharacterized protein LOC6616893; its protein translation is MDTNTINPEDDCSNISNKDVETDPDQELQTSSEIQTPETPQTGQRKRMDTPIRVRDMINLYNFATQKNQELEMAKSLYFGAMSEEAQRTDLEGGSSLCNMSMSEDKEKENESVLRVSKESVVFQSANDELPSDPNTVERSYQSKTTIRHTNQGVRIIIDIFFDKKDSEIDIVGSRVETDIPESRILSDFQQHSLDMQNQEQKPEIQDGTSAPKST